The following coding sequences lie in one Trichoderma breve strain T069 chromosome 1, whole genome shotgun sequence genomic window:
- a CDS encoding TATA box binding protein associated factor (TAF) domain-containing protein, with protein sequence MASETPKLLWNTENVKDVAESVGIGSMSDEALKALTQDVEYRIGQVIIEALRLMRAARRTTMTVNDVSLALKVLDAEPLYGYDSTRPLRYGEASLGPGQPLFYIEDEEVDFEKLINAPLPRVPRDMNFTAHWLAIEGVQPSIPQNPTSAELRPQDLLPKGPGANPALSALAGNDAASGQPSVKHIVSKELILYFDKIQAAILDDNPDEEVIRLRQAALGSVRDDPGLHQLVPYFINFIMDRVTHQLDDTFTLKQMMELTNALIENKSLFLDPYASSLSAPVLTCLMARKLGTEEGQDSLKEQYDIRQLAASLLGRIARKYSASNSLLRPKLTRTCLKYFLDPTKPPAVLYGAIHGLLEAGGMEAIRVLVLRNLKSFDSGILQPLKEKSEGSIEYEMLVQGLVQAVASLAQKTDTTDAAEAQMNGVNGNAPASELSDLNDFIGPIVGEKIASTRNHQLIKTILDARFLE encoded by the exons ATGGCGAGCGAAACGCCCAAACTGCTGTGGAATACCGAAAATGTCAAGGATGTTGCCGAGTCGGTGGGCATTGGCTCCATGAGCgacgaggctctcaaggctcTCACACAGGATGTCGAATACCGTATTGGCCAGGTCATTATCGAAGCTCTGCGCCTCATGCGCGCTGCACGACGGACGACGATGACCGTCAATGACGTTTCTCTGGCTCTCAAGGTTTTGGATGCCGAGCCCTTGTATGGCTACGACTCCACGCGGCCTCTTCGGTATGGCGAGGCAAGCTTGGGACCCGGCCAGCCGTTGTTCTACatcgaggatgaagaggtggATTTCGAGAAACTGATCAATGCACCGCTGCCTAGAGTGCCGCGAGACATGAACTTTACTG CACACTGGCTCGCCATTGAGGGCGTTCAGCCTTCTATCCCCCAGAACCCGACCTCGGCCGAGTTGCGACCACAAGACTTGTTGCCCAAGGGACCAGGTGCTAACCCTGCGCTGTCTGCCCTTGCTGGGAATGATGCTGCCTCCGGCCAGCCCTCTGTTAAGCACATTGTGAGCAAGGAGCTCATTCTTTACTTCGACAAGATCCAGGCTGCTATCCTCGATGATAACCCAGATGAGGAGGTCATTCGACTGCGTCAGGCGGCGCTTGGGTCTGTCAGGGACGACCCCGGCCTGCATCAATTGGTCCCATACTTTatcaacttcatcatggACAGGGTCACACATCAGCTAGACGACACATTCACCttgaagcagatgatggaACTGACAAACGCTTTGATCGAGAACAAGAGCTTGTTCCTGGACCCATATGCCAGTTCTCTCTCTGCGCCCGTGCTGACGTGCCTGATGGCTAGAAAACTGGGCACTGAGGAGGGTCAAGATTCTCTCAAAGAGCAGTATGATATTCGACAGCTAGCAGCCTCACTACTTGGCCGTATTGCACGCAAATACTCAGCTTCAAACTCTTTGCTCCGACCAAAACTTACAAGGACATGTCTAAAATACTTCCTGGACCCCACGAAGCCTCCTGCCGTATTGTATGGTGCCATCCACGGTCTGCTTGAGGCTGGAGGAATGGAGGCAATCCGAGTCTTGGTGTTGCGAAACCTCAAGAGTTTCGACTCGGGAATTCTCCAGCCCTTGAAAGAAAAGTCGGAGGGCTCGATCGAGTATGAGATGCTCGTTCAGGGACTGGTGCAGGCTGTAGCCTCTCTCGCGCAGAAGACGGACACTACGGATGCTGCCGAGGCGCAAATGAACGGGGTAAATGGCAACGCCCCCGCCTCGGAACTTTCTGACCTAAATGACTTCATTGGTCCCATTGTTGGCGAGAAGATTGCTTCTACTCGCAATCACCAGCTCATCAAGACCATTCTCGATGCCCGGTTTTTGGAGTAA
- a CDS encoding DJ-1/PfpI family domain-containing protein — translation MAPKKVLVVLTSHDKIDAIDRSSGWYLPEFAHPYHVLSGKNVEVTVVSPKGGVAPLDPASIELTKEDPISVGFLNNNKSLWENTLPLKQFAGRSGEFDAIFYPGGHGPMFDLVDDADSIALIEEFYNAGKIVSAVCHGTIALVNAKVNGEPLLKGKEVTGFTNAEEEAVQLTSAMPFLVEDRVNAVGGKFVQTAVFGNKVVVDGTLITGQNPTSASDLGEALAKAIGA, via the exons ATGGCTCCCAAGAAGGTCCTCGTTGTTCTCACCTCCCACGACAAGATTGACGCTATTGACCGATCCTCTGGCTGGTACTTG CCCGAGTTCGCGCACCCTTACCATGTCCTCTCCGGCAAGAACGTCGAGGTCACCGTCGTCTCTCCCAAGGGCGGCGTCGCCCCTCTCGATCCCGCCTCCATCGAGCTCACCAAGGAGGACCCCATCTCCGTCGGCTtcctcaacaacaacaagtcCCTGTGGGAGAACACCCTGCCCCTGAAGCAGTTCGCCGGCCGCTCTGGCGAATTCGACGCAATCTTCTACCCCGGTGGCCACGGCCCCATGTTCGACCTCGTCGACGACGCCGACTCCATCGCCCTGATTGAGGAGTTTTACAACGCCGGCAAGATTGTCTCCGCCGTCTGCCACGGCACCATCGCCCTGGTCAACGCCAAAGTCAACGGCGAGCCCctcctcaagggcaaggaggtCACCGGCTTCACCaacgccgaggaggaggccgtcCAGCTGACCAGCGCCATGCCCTTCCTCGTCGAGGACCGCGTCAATGCCGTCGGCGGAAAGTTTGTCCAGACGGCCGTCTTTGGCAACAAGGTTGTTGTGGATGGCACCCTCATCACGGGCCAGAACCCGACTTCTGCTTCGGACCTTGGTGAGGCTCTTGCCAAGGCTATTGGTGCTTAA